One window of the Spirochaetota bacterium genome contains the following:
- the cysK gene encoding cysteine synthase A — MSRIYNDITETIGNTPLVRLNRLNNPNEAVVLAKLESFNPLSSVKDRIGLAMIEAAEKEGKIDDTTVIIEPTSGNTGIALAFVCAARGYRLILTMPDTMSVERRQLLQILGAELVLTEGSLGMKGAIARAEELVKTTPNSFMPQQFNNPANPEIHRRTTAEEIWSDTGGAVDIFIGGVGTGGTVTGVGEALKKKKLSVRIIAVEPADSPVLSGGSAGPHKIQGLGAGFVPQIFNRDAVDEIITVAHTDAGETSRRLAREEGILAGISGGAALWAALKVAKRKESAGKTIVVLLPDTGERYLSTWLFGGNGAR; from the coding sequence ATGAGCAGAATATACAATGATATCACGGAGACAATAGGAAATACGCCGCTGGTAAGGCTCAACAGGCTGAATAATCCCAATGAGGCGGTCGTCCTGGCCAAGCTGGAATCGTTCAATCCCCTGTCGAGCGTGAAGGACCGGATAGGCCTCGCGATGATAGAGGCCGCTGAAAAAGAGGGGAAGATCGATGACACAACGGTCATCATCGAGCCCACGAGCGGCAATACCGGCATAGCCCTGGCCTTTGTATGCGCGGCCCGGGGATACCGGCTGATCCTCACCATGCCCGACACCATGAGCGTGGAGCGGCGGCAGCTGCTGCAGATCCTCGGGGCGGAGCTGGTTCTCACCGAAGGGTCGCTGGGCATGAAGGGCGCCATCGCCAGGGCCGAAGAGCTGGTGAAAACCACGCCGAACAGCTTCATGCCGCAGCAGTTCAACAATCCGGCCAACCCGGAGATCCATCGCAGGACCACGGCCGAGGAGATATGGAGCGACACCGGCGGCGCCGTCGATATCTTCATCGGCGGCGTGGGCACCGGCGGGACCGTGACCGGCGTGGGCGAGGCGCTTAAAAAGAAAAAGCTCTCGGTCAGGATCATCGCGGTAGAGCCGGCGGATTCGCCGGTGCTGTCCGGCGGCAGTGCCGGACCGCATAAGATCCAGGGGCTCGGTGCGGGCTTTGTCCCGCAGATATTCAACAGGGACGCTGTCGATGAGATCATAACCGTTGCGCACACGGACGCGGGGGAAACATCCCGCCGCCTCGCGCGGGAGGAGGGGATCCTTGCCGGCATATCGGGCGGGGCCGCGCTCTGGGCGGCGCTGAAGGTGGCGAAGCGGAAAGAATCGGCGGGCAAGACCATC